The Synechocystis sp. PCC 7509 genome includes a window with the following:
- a CDS encoding DsbA family oxidoreductase, translated as MLIDIFHDTACPWCRIGKKQLFDAIALIEHETIDIRWHPFLLDDTIPAQGVGFRSFMKLRKGIGANQLTQLFNYATQSGAKAGVKLDFDKVLLAVNTTLSHQLIALTPKTHKNVIVEAVYKAYFEDGLNIGDVNVLARIGKDFGFDESKLKQQLSGDAALAEVMTAAEAARNRGISSVPFFVINNKVSISGSQSVEVFIQAMQPEFSAI; from the coding sequence ATGTTAATTGACATTTTTCACGATACGGCTTGTCCTTGGTGTCGGATTGGCAAAAAACAACTGTTTGATGCGATCGCGCTTATAGAACACGAGACAATAGATATACGTTGGCATCCTTTTCTTTTAGATGACACAATTCCGGCTCAAGGTGTAGGGTTTCGCTCCTTTATGAAGCTGCGAAAAGGTATAGGTGCAAATCAATTGACGCAGCTATTTAACTATGCAACCCAATCGGGGGCAAAAGCTGGAGTCAAGCTAGATTTTGACAAAGTTCTTTTGGCTGTCAATACAACGCTTTCTCATCAGCTAATTGCGCTGACACCAAAAACCCATAAAAACGTCATTGTTGAAGCCGTTTATAAAGCTTACTTTGAAGATGGGCTAAATATTGGCGATGTTAACGTTTTAGCGCGTATAGGTAAAGATTTTGGCTTTGACGAAAGCAAGCTAAAGCAGCAATTAAGCGGCGATGCGGCATTAGCTGAAGTAATGACAGCAGCAGAAGCCGCAAGAAATCGAGGTATCAGCAGCGTGCCATTTTTTGTCATCAACAACAAAGTTAGCATCAGTGGTTCGCAATCGGTAGAAGTATTTATCCAAGCAATGCAACCGGAATTTTCCGCTATTTAA